The Longimicrobium sp. genome includes a window with the following:
- a CDS encoding PHB depolymerase family esterase → MTTAPLLAMTAASMLAAAPADTSGSWEWHTHTSDAGTRRYRLFVPAGVDASRPAPLVVMLHGCTQDPDDFARGTRFNEAAAEERVIVAYPEQTGALHPQKCWTWYDPAHQARGGEPALVAGIAREVMAARPVDAKRVYVAGISAGAAMAINTAAAYPELFAAAGAHSGIAYRAATAVPQALAVMRNGSAAPDSLRVERAVPLIVFHGASDPVVAPINGRQLAALWARAGGLKDFQRSEMETGGLRATRDVYGPFLELWMVEGLGHAWSGGSAEGTYTDVRGPDATREMLRFFLAHTR, encoded by the coding sequence ATGACCACCGCACCACTTCTTGCCATGACCGCCGCATCGATGCTGGCCGCAGCGCCCGCGGACACCTCCGGAAGCTGGGAGTGGCACACCCACACCAGCGATGCGGGAACGCGCCGCTACCGCCTATTCGTCCCCGCCGGCGTGGATGCATCGCGCCCGGCGCCGCTGGTGGTGATGCTGCACGGCTGCACGCAGGACCCCGACGACTTCGCGCGGGGCACCCGCTTCAACGAGGCCGCGGCGGAGGAGCGGGTCATCGTCGCGTATCCCGAGCAGACCGGCGCGCTGCACCCGCAGAAATGCTGGACGTGGTACGATCCCGCCCACCAGGCGCGCGGCGGCGAGCCCGCGCTGGTCGCCGGCATCGCGCGCGAGGTGATGGCGGCGCGTCCCGTAGATGCGAAGCGCGTGTACGTGGCCGGCATCTCGGCCGGCGCGGCGATGGCCATCAACACGGCGGCTGCGTACCCCGAGCTCTTTGCGGCCGCGGGCGCGCACTCTGGCATCGCGTACCGCGCCGCCACCGCGGTCCCGCAGGCGCTCGCGGTAATGCGGAACGGCTCGGCTGCACCCGACTCGCTACGTGTGGAACGGGCGGTGCCGCTGATCGTATTCCACGGCGCGTCGGACCCGGTGGTCGCGCCGATTAACGGGCGCCAGCTCGCGGCGCTGTGGGCACGCGCGGGCGGCCTCAAGGACTTCCAGCGTTCGGAGATGGAGACCGGCGGGTTGCGTGCGACCCGTGACGTGTACGGCCCATTCCTGGAGCTGTGGATGGTGGAAGGGCTCGGCCACGCCTGGTCCGGCGGCTCCGCTGAAGGCACCTACACGGACGTGCGCGGTCCGGATGCGACGCGCGAGATGCTCCGCTTCTTCCTGGCCCACACGCGATGA
- a CDS encoding TonB-dependent receptor, producing the protein MNGSTRRHPWRALLAAACMAAMPALAAAQSGTVRGTVAGPDGDAIRAAQVTVVGTRYGSTTNALGQFTLTGVPAGPRQLRVSRAGFLAKTHDVTVAAGEEALVAVRLESSPVELDGLVVSASRRAERRSEAPVTVTRVGPEVLDNLAGGSFVGALKQANGLDFVQVGVTSVGINARGFNSSFNNRMLMLEDGRIAVLPENGLPVGAFTPIPKIDLAGIEVVVGPGSALYGADASNGVLTLQSKDPREYPGTQVEVAGGSRQYTDVQMRHAAVRGSFGYKLAGEYNQFNDWSNRIRATAAATSPMETSVGDSTGLNWDSDVARAYGAAVYYRGDAQFELNGGWSRTNGVGQTNVGRNQLVDWTYQTQQFKATFPRFYFTAYHTESDAGKSYAANRYTTFRAAPALASQTDEQIRQMSDWPSNGQIFAAEFQNNFRVRPLLNTSVVWGAQVRHDVVSSERQWLTDRLTGDDLTIDQRGVYAQTETPLLPQLKLLLAGRYDDHENYDAQFSPKAGLVFTPVEGHSVRAFYNRAFKSPSTLQTNFYIPNFAPTFGVFGNPSGFTVRNAAGDSIHGYRPMEPEENRTWEVGYKALINGRLFVDVAAYYSRYKNFMSPLTLIANPFAAGGAATTAFGADGKPLVDEQGNPQRVLTYFNLGEATIRGTDVSANYVLSRNVDFTGTVSLVELDGISGIDTKVPGEVEATALNSPGTKWTLGTRLRDLGNWQGGLTARYVNGYQFNSGINKGRIPTFSTLDLNVGYRVPRFRSAINLGVNNLFGCASDNPGTADTDESGCGFDQRHIEMINMPEIGTMVFLGLRFDTK; encoded by the coding sequence ATGAACGGCAGCACCCGGCGCCACCCCTGGCGCGCACTCCTGGCGGCGGCCTGCATGGCCGCCATGCCGGCCCTCGCCGCCGCCCAGAGCGGCACCGTGCGGGGGACCGTCGCCGGCCCCGACGGCGACGCCATCCGCGCCGCGCAGGTCACGGTGGTCGGCACCCGCTACGGGTCCACCACCAACGCCCTGGGGCAGTTCACCCTCACCGGCGTCCCTGCGGGGCCGCGCCAGCTGCGCGTGTCGCGCGCCGGCTTCCTGGCGAAGACCCACGACGTCACCGTCGCCGCGGGCGAGGAGGCGCTGGTCGCCGTCCGGCTGGAGAGCTCGCCCGTTGAGCTGGACGGGCTCGTCGTCTCCGCGTCGCGCCGCGCCGAGCGCCGGTCGGAGGCGCCGGTGACCGTGACGCGCGTGGGGCCCGAGGTGCTGGACAACCTGGCCGGGGGCTCGTTCGTGGGCGCGCTCAAGCAGGCCAACGGGCTGGACTTCGTGCAGGTGGGGGTGACCAGCGTGGGGATCAACGCGCGCGGCTTCAACTCCTCCTTCAACAACCGCATGCTGATGCTGGAGGACGGCCGCATCGCCGTGCTTCCCGAGAACGGGCTGCCGGTGGGCGCTTTCACCCCCATCCCCAAGATCGACCTGGCGGGGATCGAGGTGGTGGTGGGCCCCGGCTCCGCCCTGTACGGCGCCGACGCCTCCAACGGCGTGCTGACGCTGCAGTCCAAGGACCCGCGCGAGTACCCGGGCACGCAGGTGGAGGTGGCGGGCGGGAGCCGCCAGTACACCGACGTGCAGATGCGCCACGCCGCCGTGCGCGGCAGCTTCGGCTACAAGCTGGCGGGCGAGTACAACCAGTTCAACGACTGGTCCAACCGCATCCGCGCCACGGCCGCCGCCACCTCGCCCATGGAGACCTCGGTGGGCGACAGCACGGGGCTCAACTGGGACAGCGACGTGGCGCGCGCGTACGGCGCCGCCGTCTACTACCGCGGCGACGCGCAGTTCGAGCTGAACGGCGGGTGGAGCCGCACCAACGGCGTGGGGCAGACCAACGTCGGCCGCAACCAGCTGGTGGACTGGACGTACCAGACGCAGCAGTTCAAGGCCACCTTTCCGCGCTTCTACTTCACCGCGTACCACACCGAGTCGGACGCGGGGAAGAGCTACGCTGCCAACCGCTACACCACCTTCCGCGCCGCTCCGGCGCTCGCCTCGCAGACGGACGAGCAGATCCGCCAGATGTCGGACTGGCCGAGCAACGGGCAGATCTTCGCGGCGGAGTTCCAGAACAACTTCCGCGTCCGCCCGCTCCTCAACACCAGCGTGGTGTGGGGCGCGCAGGTGAGGCACGACGTGGTGAGCAGCGAGCGCCAGTGGCTCACCGACCGCCTGACCGGCGACGACCTGACCATCGACCAGCGCGGCGTGTACGCGCAGACGGAGACGCCGCTCCTTCCGCAGCTCAAGCTGCTGCTGGCGGGGCGCTACGACGACCACGAGAACTACGACGCGCAGTTCTCGCCCAAGGCCGGCCTCGTCTTCACCCCGGTGGAGGGGCACTCGGTGCGCGCCTTCTACAACCGCGCCTTCAAGAGCCCGTCCACGCTGCAGACCAACTTCTACATCCCCAACTTCGCGCCCACCTTCGGCGTGTTCGGCAACCCCTCCGGCTTCACCGTGCGCAACGCCGCGGGTGACTCCATCCATGGCTACCGCCCGATGGAGCCGGAGGAGAACCGCACTTGGGAGGTGGGCTACAAAGCGTTGATCAACGGGCGGCTGTTCGTGGACGTGGCCGCCTATTACAGCCGTTACAAGAACTTCATGAGCCCGCTGACGCTGATCGCCAACCCATTCGCTGCGGGCGGTGCGGCCACCACCGCGTTCGGCGCTGACGGGAAGCCGCTGGTGGACGAGCAGGGGAACCCGCAGCGCGTGCTCACCTACTTCAACCTTGGTGAGGCGACGATCCGGGGCACCGACGTCTCGGCGAACTACGTGCTGAGCCGAAACGTGGACTTTACCGGCACTGTGTCGCTGGTGGAGCTGGACGGCATCTCGGGGATCGACACCAAGGTCCCGGGCGAGGTTGAGGCGACCGCGCTCAACTCCCCGGGCACCAAGTGGACGCTGGGTACCCGCCTGCGGGATCTGGGCAACTGGCAGGGTGGCCTGACGGCGCGTTACGTGAACGGCTACCAGTTCAACTCGGGGATCAACAAGGGCCGCATCCCAACCTTCTCCACGCTGGACCTAAACGTCGGATATCGGGTGCCACGCTTCCGCTCGGCGATCAACCTGGGAGTCAACAACCTGTTCGGCTGCGCCAGCGACAATCCGGGGACGGCGGACACGGACGAGAGCGGGTGCGGCTTCGACCAGCGCCACATCGAGATGATCAACATGCCGGAGATCGGCACGATGGTCTTCCTCGGCCTGCGCTTTGACACGAAGTAG
- a CDS encoding MaoC family dehydratase: MKFDQIAVAMTAEFSKTVTEADVVMFAGVTGDFNPAHLDAVAAEKGPFGGRIAHGMLSAAFISTVLAMRLPGPGTIYLSQSLRFLRPVRIGDTVTARVEVLETMAAKRRVRLATWVQNQAGEKVVDGEAVVMVPEQDGQ; this comes from the coding sequence GTGAAATTCGACCAGATCGCCGTCGCCATGACGGCGGAGTTCAGCAAGACGGTGACGGAGGCGGACGTCGTCATGTTCGCGGGGGTGACGGGAGACTTCAACCCGGCGCACCTCGACGCGGTGGCGGCGGAGAAGGGGCCGTTCGGAGGCCGGATCGCGCACGGGATGCTGTCGGCAGCGTTCATCTCCACCGTGCTCGCCATGCGCCTCCCGGGCCCGGGGACGATCTACCTGTCGCAGAGCCTCCGGTTCCTGCGCCCGGTGCGGATCGGCGACACGGTGACGGCGAGGGTGGAGGTGCTGGAGACGATGGCGGCAAAGCGGCGCGTGAGGCTCGCCACCTGGGTGCAGAACCAGGCGGGCGAAAAGGTGGTGGACGGAGAAGCTGTGGTGATGGTGCCGGAGCAGGACGGGCAGTGA